A portion of the Tenacibaculum todarodis genome contains these proteins:
- a CDS encoding DEAD/DEAH box helicase — protein sequence MANNIKGQDEILAKLNIYELNEMQNEAIAVVEETANTVILSPTGTGKTLAFLLPTLKLIDPENKDIQVLILVPSRELAIQIEQVIREMGTGFKVNAVYGGRSMAKDKIEIKHTPSILIGTPGRISDHFANDRFSKDSIKTLILDEFDKSLEVGFEYEMRGIINQLPNLSKRILTSATQEAEIPGFVGLNNAKTLNYLTGKKSKKLDIKIVNSPAKNKNQTLLDLLRHVGNQPGIIFCNLKDSIQHVSTFLEKNKISHSCFSGGMEQKDRERSLIKFRNGTSRVLIATDLAARGIDIPELKFIAHYELPERLEEFTHRNGRTARVDAKGTAYVLKWEKEHLPDFIKGATNANITSKEKVKAQYWETLFISGGRKDKISKGDIAGLFFKKGDLTKDQLGVIELKQDCAFIAVPVSEATNLVEKLNNTRLKSKKVRIHTI from the coding sequence ATGGCAAATAATATAAAAGGACAGGATGAGATTTTAGCAAAACTAAATATCTACGAACTAAATGAAATGCAAAATGAAGCTATTGCTGTTGTTGAGGAAACTGCAAATACAGTGATTTTATCGCCTACGGGAACGGGAAAAACATTGGCTTTTTTGTTACCAACGCTTAAATTAATTGACCCTGAGAATAAAGATATTCAGGTTTTAATTTTGGTTCCGTCTAGAGAATTGGCAATTCAAATTGAGCAAGTTATTCGTGAAATGGGAACTGGTTTTAAAGTAAATGCAGTTTACGGCGGACGTTCAATGGCGAAGGATAAAATTGAAATTAAGCACACACCAAGTATTTTAATTGGTACTCCAGGAAGAATTTCGGATCATTTTGCTAACGATCGTTTTTCTAAAGATAGCATAAAAACCTTAATTTTAGATGAGTTTGATAAGTCTTTAGAGGTTGGTTTTGAATATGAAATGCGCGGAATTATTAATCAATTGCCAAATCTTAGTAAACGTATTTTAACTTCGGCAACGCAAGAAGCTGAAATTCCTGGTTTTGTGGGTTTAAATAATGCAAAGACTTTAAATTACTTAACAGGAAAAAAATCTAAGAAATTAGATATTAAAATTGTGAATTCTCCGGCTAAAAATAAGAATCAGACGTTGTTAGATTTATTACGTCATGTTGGTAATCAACCTGGAATTATTTTCTGTAACCTAAAAGATAGTATTCAGCATGTAAGTACTTTTCTTGAGAAAAATAAGATAAGCCATAGTTGTTTTTCTGGCGGAATGGAGCAAAAAGATAGAGAACGCTCGTTAATAAAATTTAGAAACGGAACCAGTAGAGTTTTAATTGCTACAGATTTAGCAGCAAGAGGAATTGATATTCCTGAGCTTAAATTTATTGCGCATTATGAACTTCCAGAACGTTTAGAAGAGTTTACGCACAGAAATGGTAGAACAGCAAGAGTTGACGCCAAAGGAACTGCGTATGTTTTAAAGTGGGAAAAAGAACATTTACCAGATTTTATAAAAGGAGCAACGAATGCAAATATTACTTCAAAAGAAAAAGTAAAAGCGCAATATTGGGAAACCTTATTTATTTCTGGCGGAAGAAAAGACAAGATTTCTAAAGGTGATATTGCTGGTTTATTCTTTAAAAAAGGCGATTTAACCAAAGATCAATTAGGTGTTATAGAATTAAAGCAAGATTGTGCTTTTATTGCTGTACCAGTTTCTGAAGCTACTAATTTGGTTGAAAAACTAAATAATACACGTTTAAAAAGTAAGAAAGTTAGGATTCATACTATTTAA
- a CDS encoding Ig-like domain-containing alpha-2-macroglobulin family protein: MKKYVYLFTAVFLLSIVSCKKTTKEVSKTNDFVEFVSHFPKEIISTTDKIKVQLVKPIASSAIPENIITLSPNVKGTVSIEGNTLVFTPTEKLQGNQEYIVTANLSGIYTGVPTDKKDFVFKVKTKEQVFVVNNFSPQSYDKNWNYIDGVISANDVIETSKLENIVTATYKNKNIPIQFDATEKYASKISFTIDSIQRSENDEKLELFWNGKSINSSSKGEREIAIIGKSNFKITAIDVSKDGNQEIAISFSDPIKTNQNLNGLIAFNNTKNTKFTYKIDKNKVTIFPKTAHKEAVELEVFSGIKNTDGYSLKENTIRKLFFEQPKPAISFLQSGTILPSSENLKVNFQAVNLKAVDATVYKVYKDNMLQFLQQNKISNAGYIRTVGRPVASHTINLASGGLKLDKNNAFAIDLAEIITPEAGAMYRLELNFIQEYAAYQCDGKENNTSIIYGKKELDDAFYNSTNYYNNYNYRNYNWNDRDNPCTSSYYYNKNITKNIVASNLGVTIKKGTNNSLFIAVTDLLTTKPVSNATVKLLNLQQQEVKTTKTSSDGTARIENAPQAYFAVISKGNNTTYVKLNDGEALSMSKFDVSGIKLQKGIKGYVYGERGVWRPGDNIFLTFVLNDNANPIPEGHPIKFELTNPHGKIIDRKILHKNPENVYAYTTKTNQDAPTGNWKVKTTVGGAIFNKTIKVETIKPNRLKIKLKTDTEIFTSDAAVSGDVEVKWLHGAIAKSLKLDINGKFSPTKTEFKNFKNYNFDDVTKSFKTEEFSIFDGKLSATGTANFSVKPTLKNKAPGMLKASFITKAYENGGDFSTDVFSKKLSPFARYVGVESPIEKGSKNYLYTDKEYTFNIASITEKGKPISLKNVEVKIYSLSWRWWWSTGDDNLSRYDGSQFHKSYKQLVTSTSSNGKGQFKFKVDENDWGRYLIKVTDKTGKHSTSEIVYFDWPSWYNKKKSNQNNATLLQFTTDKESYKVDEKATVKFPSSVGQRALITIENGVEVLESFWVETAKNQTEFTFPVLKTYTPNVFVNISLLQKHNETKNDLPIRMYGSMPMLVENPATKLQPVISMPDEIRPEESTTIKVTETNGKPMTYTLALVDDGLLDLTRFKTPNAWNVFFAKQSLGVKTWDIFDDVIGAYGGKINQILSIGGDETEAGSKNKKANRFKPMVTYLGPFTLAAGKTQSHVVNIPKYIGSVRAMVVASDTKKDAYGSAEKTVFVRKPLMILASLPRKITPSETVTLPVTVFAMKNHVKNVSVSLKPNPSFTVIGNKTQTVNFKQPDEKMVYFKVKVNDFKGIGKVDVVASSGKEKANYSVEIDVVNPNPVTTKTYDIVLKGNETKTFNFNSFGTVGTNKASVEFSTLPPMNFTKRLNYLVRYPHGCVEQTTSGAFPQLYLRKLFDLSNEKKASVERNIKHAISRLSGFQLSNGGLSYWSGNNNANDWGTTYAGHFLLEAEKQGYVLPIGFKNSWVSYQKQQARNWRKDNRYGNELAQAYRLYTLALATTPDLASMNRLRETKNISNESKMRLAMAYALIGKKSIAKNILNTLSTETKKRRYYYYGSETRDDAMALETYSLLKDDVKSIKLAKKIADKLSSEKWMSTQTTSYSLLAIAKFVMQNEQAKSVNATFSFNGKNVNATTNKSLFDTKLTAIQKDNSLEVKNNSNGILYATITSEGILPAGSEEVFQKNLEVYVHYKTKEGKIISPKELQQGTNIVAEVFVKNTSTNTVDNVALTQILPSGWEIVNTRFTDFGGQQNTKVDYTDIRDDRVNYYFSLGRNDQKTFKILLNASYLGDYYLPGTQVEAMYDNDYVARTKGQWIKVVK, from the coding sequence ATGAAAAAGTATGTTTACCTGTTTACAGCAGTTTTCTTATTAAGTATTGTTTCTTGTAAAAAGACTACAAAAGAAGTTTCTAAAACCAATGATTTTGTTGAATTTGTAAGTCATTTTCCAAAAGAGATTATTTCTACAACTGATAAAATAAAGGTGCAATTGGTAAAACCGATAGCTTCTTCTGCTATTCCAGAAAACATAATTACACTTTCTCCAAATGTAAAAGGAACAGTTTCTATTGAAGGAAATACGCTTGTGTTTACACCAACTGAAAAACTACAAGGAAATCAAGAATATATTGTAACTGCCAATTTATCAGGTATTTATACTGGTGTTCCTACGGATAAAAAAGATTTTGTTTTTAAGGTGAAAACCAAAGAACAAGTATTTGTTGTCAATAATTTTTCTCCGCAGAGTTATGATAAAAATTGGAATTATATAGACGGCGTTATAAGTGCAAACGACGTTATAGAAACTTCTAAATTAGAAAACATTGTAACGGCAACATACAAAAACAAAAACATTCCTATTCAGTTTGATGCAACTGAAAAATACGCTTCAAAAATTAGTTTTACCATTGATAGCATTCAGCGTTCTGAAAATGATGAAAAACTGGAATTATTTTGGAATGGAAAATCGATTAACTCTTCTTCAAAAGGCGAAAGGGAAATTGCTATAATTGGTAAAAGCAATTTTAAAATTACAGCAATTGATGTTTCTAAAGATGGAAATCAAGAAATAGCAATTAGTTTTTCTGATCCAATAAAAACTAATCAGAATTTAAATGGACTAATTGCTTTCAACAATACAAAAAACACCAAGTTTACCTATAAAATTGATAAAAATAAAGTAACAATTTTTCCTAAAACAGCACATAAAGAAGCTGTAGAGCTGGAAGTGTTTAGCGGAATTAAAAATACAGATGGATATTCATTAAAAGAAAATACCATTAGAAAATTATTTTTTGAACAACCAAAACCTGCTATTAGTTTTTTACAAAGCGGTACTATTTTACCAAGTTCTGAAAACTTAAAAGTAAACTTTCAAGCAGTAAATTTAAAAGCTGTTGATGCAACAGTTTACAAAGTCTATAAAGACAATATGTTGCAATTTTTACAGCAAAATAAAATAAGTAACGCTGGTTATATTCGTACAGTTGGCCGCCCAGTTGCTTCACACACTATAAACTTAGCAAGTGGTGGTTTAAAACTGGATAAAAACAATGCTTTTGCAATTGATTTAGCTGAAATTATTACGCCAGAAGCAGGTGCGATGTATCGTTTGGAATTGAATTTTATTCAAGAATATGCTGCGTATCAATGTGATGGAAAAGAGAATAACACAAGTATAATTTATGGTAAAAAAGAATTAGATGATGCGTTTTATAATTCTACAAACTACTATAACAATTATAATTACAGAAATTACAATTGGAACGATAGAGACAATCCGTGTACTTCATCTTATTACTACAATAAAAATATTACTAAAAATATTGTAGCTTCAAATTTAGGAGTTACCATAAAAAAAGGAACTAATAATTCACTTTTTATTGCAGTTACAGATTTATTAACTACAAAACCTGTAAGTAATGCAACTGTGAAATTACTTAATCTACAACAGCAAGAAGTAAAAACAACTAAAACAAGTTCAGACGGAACAGCGCGTATTGAGAATGCACCACAAGCATATTTTGCCGTTATTTCTAAAGGAAATAATACAACGTATGTAAAACTAAATGATGGTGAAGCACTTTCTATGAGTAAGTTTGATGTTTCTGGAATAAAACTTCAAAAAGGAATAAAAGGATATGTATATGGAGAACGTGGTGTTTGGCGTCCTGGAGACAATATTTTTTTAACATTTGTTTTAAATGATAATGCAAATCCGATTCCTGAAGGTCATCCAATAAAATTCGAATTAACAAATCCGCATGGAAAAATTATAGACCGTAAAATTTTGCATAAAAATCCAGAGAATGTTTATGCGTATACTACAAAAACAAATCAAGATGCGCCAACAGGAAATTGGAAAGTAAAAACTACCGTTGGTGGTGCTATTTTTAATAAAACAATAAAAGTTGAAACTATTAAACCAAATCGTTTAAAAATTAAGTTGAAAACAGATACAGAAATTTTCACTTCTGACGCTGCTGTTTCTGGTGATGTAGAAGTAAAATGGCTGCATGGAGCTATTGCAAAAAGTTTAAAATTAGATATTAACGGGAAATTCAGTCCAACAAAAACCGAATTTAAAAACTTCAAAAATTATAATTTTGATGATGTAACAAAAAGCTTTAAAACGGAAGAGTTTTCAATTTTTGATGGAAAATTATCAGCAACAGGAACTGCAAATTTTTCTGTAAAACCAACGCTGAAAAACAAAGCTCCAGGAATGTTAAAAGCTTCGTTTATTACAAAAGCCTATGAAAATGGAGGCGATTTTAGTACCGATGTTTTTAGTAAAAAACTATCTCCATTTGCTCGTTATGTTGGTGTAGAATCTCCAATTGAAAAAGGCTCTAAAAATTATTTATATACAGATAAAGAATACACGTTTAATATTGCTTCAATTACTGAAAAAGGGAAGCCAATTTCGCTAAAAAATGTTGAAGTAAAAATTTATTCTCTTTCTTGGAGATGGTGGTGGAGCACAGGAGATGATAATTTATCTCGTTATGACGGTTCTCAATTTCATAAATCGTACAAACAGCTTGTAACAAGTACTTCGTCTAACGGAAAAGGACAATTTAAATTTAAAGTTGACGAAAATGATTGGGGAAGATATTTGATAAAAGTAACCGATAAAACAGGAAAACACAGTACTTCTGAAATTGTTTATTTCGATTGGCCTTCTTGGTATAATAAAAAGAAATCGAATCAGAATAACGCTACTTTATTGCAATTTACAACCGATAAAGAAAGCTATAAAGTTGATGAAAAAGCAACCGTAAAGTTTCCTTCTTCAGTAGGCCAAAGAGCATTAATTACTATTGAAAATGGCGTAGAAGTGTTAGAGAGTTTTTGGGTGGAAACGGCTAAAAATCAAACTGAATTTACATTTCCTGTTCTAAAAACATACACGCCAAATGTATTTGTAAACATTTCATTATTGCAAAAACATAACGAAACCAAAAACGATTTACCAATAAGAATGTACGGTTCTATGCCAATGTTGGTAGAAAATCCAGCAACAAAATTACAACCTGTAATTTCGATGCCTGATGAAATTAGACCAGAAGAAAGTACAACTATAAAAGTTACGGAAACAAACGGAAAACCAATGACATATACGTTGGCTTTAGTTGATGATGGTTTGTTAGATTTAACAAGATTTAAAACACCAAATGCATGGAATGTTTTCTTTGCCAAACAATCTTTAGGTGTAAAAACTTGGGATATTTTTGATGATGTTATTGGTGCCTACGGCGGAAAAATAAATCAAATTTTGAGTATTGGTGGAGATGAAACAGAAGCAGGAAGTAAAAACAAAAAAGCAAACCGATTTAAACCAATGGTAACGTATTTAGGTCCGTTTACATTAGCTGCTGGTAAAACGCAATCTCATGTAGTAAATATTCCAAAATATATTGGTTCCGTTAGAGCAATGGTTGTTGCAAGTGATACTAAAAAAGATGCTTACGGAAGCGCAGAAAAAACTGTTTTTGTACGTAAACCTTTAATGATATTAGCTTCCTTACCAAGAAAAATTACACCATCAGAAACTGTTACATTGCCAGTTACCGTGTTTGCAATGAAAAATCATGTAAAAAATGTCTCTGTAAGTTTAAAACCAAATCCATCATTTACTGTTATTGGTAACAAAACACAAACAGTTAATTTTAAGCAACCAGATGAAAAAATGGTTTATTTTAAAGTGAAAGTAAATGATTTTAAAGGTATTGGTAAAGTAGATGTTGTGGCAAGTTCTGGAAAAGAAAAAGCTAATTATTCAGTAGAAATAGATGTTGTAAACCCGAATCCGGTTACCACAAAAACCTATGATATTGTTTTAAAAGGAAATGAAACTAAAACGTTTAACTTTAATTCTTTCGGAACTGTTGGAACTAACAAAGCAAGTGTAGAATTTTCTACGTTGCCACCAATGAATTTTACAAAACGATTGAATTACTTGGTTCGTTATCCACATGGTTGTGTAGAGCAAACAACATCTGGCGCTTTTCCGCAGTTATATTTAAGAAAGTTATTCGATTTATCGAATGAGAAAAAAGCTTCCGTAGAACGAAATATTAAACATGCAATAAGTCGATTATCTGGATTTCAATTATCAAATGGCGGATTGTCTTATTGGAGTGGAAATAACAATGCAAACGATTGGGGAACAACATACGCAGGTCATTTCTTATTAGAAGCAGAAAAACAAGGTTATGTGTTGCCAATTGGGTTTAAAAATAGCTGGGTTTCGTACCAAAAACAACAAGCACGTAATTGGAGAAAAGACAATCGATATGGAAATGAATTGGCGCAAGCCTACAGATTATATACGTTGGCTTTGGCAACAACACCAGATTTAGCTTCAATGAATCGTTTGCGTGAAACGAAAAACATTTCTAATGAATCAAAAATGAGATTAGCAATGGCGTATGCTTTAATTGGTAAAAAATCGATTGCTAAAAACATTTTAAACACATTATCTACTGAAACAAAGAAAAGAAGATATTACTATTATGGTTCTGAAACCAGAGATGATGCAATGGCTTTGGAAACGTATTCTTTGTTAAAAGATGATGTGAAGTCGATAAAATTAGCAAAAAAAATAGCTGATAAATTGTCAAGTGAGAAGTGGATGAGCACACAAACTACTTCATATAGTTTATTAGCAATTGCAAAATTTGTGATGCAAAATGAACAAGCTAAAAGTGTAAACGCAACATTTTCTTTCAATGGAAAAAATGTAAATGCAACAACAAATAAATCGCTTTTTGATACAAAACTGACTGCTATTCAGAAAGATAATTCTTTAGAAGTTAAGAATAATTCAAACGGAATTTTATATGCAACTATTACTTCAGAAGGAATTTTACCAGCTGGTAGTGAAGAAGTTTTTCAGAAAAACTTAGAAGTTTATGTTCATTATAAAACAAAAGAAGGAAAAATAATTTCTCCAAAAGAATTACAACAAGGAACTAATATTGTAGCTGAAGTATTTGTGAAAAATACATCAACCAATACTGTTGATAATGTTGCTTTAACTCAGATTTTACCTTCAGGTTGGGAGATTGTCAATACGCGTTTTACTGATTTTGGAGGGCAACAAAATACTAAAGTTGATTATACTGATATTAGAGATGATCGTGTAAATTATTACTTTTCATTAGGAAGAAATGACCAAAAAACATTTAAAATTTTACTAAATGCATCTTATTTAGGGGATTATTATTTACCAGGAACACAAGTAGAAGCAATGTATGACAATGATTATGTTGCGCGTACAAAAGGACAGTGGATTAAAGTTGTTAAGTAA
- the pbpC gene encoding penicillin-binding protein 1C produces the protein MEKLKNIIKTHPKKLIVLLVLLVAYYFCLPKKLFNEPTSTVVLASNNELLGAVIADDGQWRFPKSDSIPIKFQQAIVQFEDAHFYKHVGFNPISIYKAFQQNRKAGKVVRGGSTLTQQVIRLSRKNKKRSYIEKLKEVILATRLEFRHSKKEILNLYASNAPFGGNVVGLEMASWRYFGLKPAQLSWAESATLAVLPNAPSLIYPGKNQQKLKVKRNKLLHKLYKEAIIDSITLELALAEELPQKPYRLPTTATHLTQEISKKYKGNRIETSLDIHLQKQVNQLVKRHYNRVKQNEVFNMAVLVLDVKTRKVLAYVGNSPTDKKHQKNVNNILSRRSTGSVLKPFLYASMLQSGDLLPQQLVSDIPTEIAGYTPKNFNEEYDGAVPANEALTRSLNIPAVRMLQRYGLEKFREDLKEYNINHIDRSANHYGLSLILGGAEASLWDLCKTFAGMSSTVNHFEELKHQYYSNEFVEPTYFKNKKVSFGTIVNQPKNIDAGSWFLTLETLTNVNRVATDQAWKYYDSAQKIAWKTGTSFGNRDAWAIGTNANYVVGVWVGNSDGEGRADLTGVGSASPLLFNVFNLLPKSDWFLEPFEALIEEDICTESGYLALPICPSTKKRIPQNGLKSKSCPYHKEILLSKDNLYRVTANCEDITSISKKTWFSLPALMAYYYKQNNADYRQLPRFKTGCNPLENNTISFIFPKDKQTKVSLTKGFDGKTNPVVFKLVHNNTEAKVYWYLNDEFLKMTENYHEIAVTPKKGKYTLTVIDDLGNEVKKSLEIN, from the coding sequence ATGGAAAAGCTAAAAAACATCATAAAAACGCATCCAAAGAAACTGATAGTTCTTTTGGTTTTATTGGTTGCTTATTATTTTTGTTTACCAAAGAAACTATTTAATGAACCAACTTCAACAGTAGTTTTAGCAAGTAATAACGAATTGTTAGGAGCAGTAATTGCAGATGATGGACAATGGCGATTTCCTAAATCAGATAGTATTCCTATAAAGTTTCAGCAAGCAATAGTTCAGTTTGAAGATGCTCATTTTTATAAGCATGTTGGTTTTAATCCGATTTCAATTTACAAAGCATTTCAGCAAAACAGAAAAGCAGGAAAAGTGGTTCGTGGAGGAAGTACGTTAACCCAACAAGTAATTCGTTTATCAAGAAAAAACAAGAAACGAAGCTATATAGAAAAGCTAAAAGAAGTAATTCTTGCAACGCGATTAGAATTTAGACATTCAAAAAAAGAAATTCTGAATTTATACGCTTCTAATGCACCTTTTGGTGGTAATGTTGTAGGATTAGAAATGGCTTCTTGGCGTTATTTTGGTTTAAAACCAGCGCAACTTTCTTGGGCAGAAAGTGCAACGTTGGCTGTTTTACCAAATGCTCCATCGTTAATTTATCCAGGAAAAAATCAACAAAAATTAAAAGTAAAACGTAATAAATTACTTCATAAACTATATAAAGAAGCTATAATTGATAGTATAACTTTAGAATTGGCTTTGGCTGAAGAATTACCTCAAAAACCATATAGATTACCAACAACAGCAACGCATTTAACGCAAGAAATTTCAAAAAAATACAAAGGAAATCGCATAGAAACATCTTTAGATATTCATTTACAAAAACAAGTAAATCAGTTAGTTAAAAGGCATTATAATCGTGTGAAACAAAACGAAGTTTTTAATATGGCAGTTTTGGTTTTGGATGTTAAAACCCGAAAAGTTTTAGCTTATGTTGGTAATTCGCCAACGGATAAAAAACATCAAAAAAATGTAAATAATATATTGTCTAGAAGGAGTACGGGAAGTGTTTTAAAACCCTTTTTATATGCAAGTATGCTACAATCTGGAGATTTATTACCACAACAATTGGTTTCGGATATTCCTACAGAAATTGCTGGTTATACACCTAAAAATTTTAATGAAGAATATGATGGAGCTGTTCCTGCAAATGAAGCTTTAACGCGTTCTTTGAATATCCCTGCAGTTAGAATGTTACAACGTTACGGATTGGAGAAATTTAGAGAAGATTTAAAGGAATACAATATAAATCATATTGATAGATCTGCAAATCATTATGGATTATCGTTAATTTTAGGTGGAGCAGAGGCAAGTTTATGGGATTTATGTAAAACATTTGCAGGAATGTCTTCAACGGTAAATCATTTTGAAGAATTAAAACATCAATATTATTCAAATGAATTTGTTGAACCGACTTATTTTAAAAATAAAAAAGTAAGTTTTGGTACTATTGTTAATCAACCTAAAAATATAGATGCAGGTTCTTGGTTTTTAACCTTAGAAACCTTGACAAATGTAAACCGTGTTGCAACCGATCAAGCTTGGAAATATTACGATTCTGCCCAAAAAATAGCATGGAAAACAGGAACAAGTTTTGGAAATAGAGATGCTTGGGCAATTGGAACCAACGCAAATTATGTTGTTGGTGTTTGGGTTGGAAACTCAGACGGAGAAGGTAGAGCAGATTTAACGGGTGTTGGAAGTGCATCACCTTTATTATTTAATGTGTTTAATTTATTGCCAAAATCGGATTGGTTTTTAGAACCTTTTGAAGCATTGATTGAAGAAGATATTTGTACCGAAAGTGGTTATTTGGCGTTGCCAATTTGTCCTTCAACCAAAAAAAGAATCCCACAAAACGGATTGAAATCCAAGTCATGTCCTTATCATAAAGAGATTTTGTTGAGTAAAGACAATTTGTATCGTGTAACTGCAAATTGTGAAGATATAACTTCAATTTCTAAAAAAACTTGGTTTAGTTTGCCGGCTTTAATGGCCTATTATTATAAACAAAATAATGCAGATTATAGACAACTACCAAGATTTAAAACAGGTTGTAATCCGTTAGAAAATAATACTATTTCTTTTATTTTTCCAAAGGACAAACAGACTAAAGTTAGTTTAACAAAAGGTTTTGATGGAAAGACAAACCCTGTTGTTTTTAAATTAGTACATAATAATACAGAAGCAAAAGTGTATTGGTATTTAAATGATGAATTTTTAAAAATGACAGAAAATTACCATGAAATTGCAGTAACTCCTAAAAAGGGAAAATACACATTAACAGTAATTGACGACCTTGGAAACGAAGTGAAAAAAAGTTTAGAAATTAACTAA